The following proteins are co-located in the Spea bombifrons isolate aSpeBom1 chromosome 3, aSpeBom1.2.pri, whole genome shotgun sequence genome:
- the PDE6D gene encoding retinal rod rhodopsin-sensitive cGMP 3',5'-cyclic phosphodiesterase subunit delta, producing MSKDERATEILKGFKLNWMNLRDAETGKILWQGTEDLSVPDVEHEARVPKKILKCKAVSRELNFSSAQQMEKFRLEQKVYFKGQCLEEWFFEFGFVIPNSMNTWQSLIEAAPESQMMPANVLTGNVVIETKFYDDDLLVSTSKVRLFYV from the exons ATGTCTAAGGATGAGCGAGCCACGGAGATCCTGAAAGGATTCAAACT AAATTGGATGAATCTTCGTGATGCTGAAACAGGGAAAATCTTGTGGCAAGGAACAGAAGATCTGTCTGTCCCAGATGTGGAGCATGAAG CTCGCGTACCCAAGAAAATTCTAAAATGTAAGGCTGTGTCCAGGGAGCTAAACTTCTCATCTGCACAGCAGATGGAGAAATTCAGGCTAGAGCAGAAAGTCTACTTTAAGGGCCAGTGCCTAGAAG AATGGTTCTTTGAGTTCGGCTTTGTGATCCCTAATTCAATGAACACCTGGCAATCTTTAATAGAGGCTGCACCTGAATCTCAGATGATGCCAGCAAATGTTTTAAC TGGTAACGTCGTCATAGAAACAAAGTTCTACGATGATGACCTCCTTGTTAGTACTTCCAAGGTCAGGCTCTTCTACGTTTGA
- the COPS7B gene encoding COP9 signalosome complex subunit 7b — translation MAGEQKPSSSLLEQFILLAKGTKGSALPALINQVLEAPGVYVFGELLDLPTVQELADGPHAGYLQLLNLFAYGTYPDYVANKGSLPELSAAQKNKLKHLTIVSLASRMKCIPYSVLLKDLEMRNLRELEDLIIEAVYTDIIQGKLDQRNHVLEVDFCIGRDIPKKDISSIVKTLQEWCDGCEAVLMGIEQQVLRANQYKENHIRTQQQIETEVTNIKKTLKATASSSAQDTDQHLAEREGPPLAEQRQPTKKMSKVKGLVSSRH, via the exons ATGGCTGGAGAACAGAAGCCATCGAGTAGCCTTCTGGAGCAGTTTATTTTACTAGCAAAGGGCACGAAAGGCTCCGCTCTTCCGGCTCTTATAAACCAAGTATTGGAAGCTCCGGGAGTTTATGTGTTCGGGGAGCTTTTAGATTTACCCACAGTGCAAGAG CTTGCCGATGGGCCACATGCCGGCTACTTACAGCTTCTGAATTTGTTTGCTTATGGAACATATCCGGATTATGTtg CAAATAAGGGCAGTCTACCTGAGCTATCCGCAGCACAGAAGAACAAACTGAAACATCTGACTATCGTGAGCTTAGCATCAAGGATGAAG TGTATTCCTTACTCTGTGCTGCTGAAGGATTTGGAGATGAGGAATCTTAGAGAGCTAGAGGATCTGATCATAGAAGCTGTTTACACGGACATCATTCAGGGCAAACTTGATCAGCGAAACCATGTGCTGGAAGTGGACTTCTGCATTGGACGGGACATTCCCAAGAAGGATATCAGCAGCATTGTGAAAACTCTTCAGGAGTG GTGTGATGGCTGTGAAGCTGTTCTAATGGGAATTGAACAGCAAGTTCTAAGAGCTAATCAATACAAGGAGAATCATATTCGGACCCAGcagcagattgaaacagag GTGACAAATATAAAGAAGACTCTGAAAGCAACAGCCTCTTCATCTGCTCAGGACACTGATCAGCACCTGGCGGAACGGGAGGGTCCCCCTCTTGCTGAGCAGCGACAGCCCACCAAGAAGATGTCTAAGGTTAAAGGTCTGGTGTCCAGTCGCCATTAA